One Aegilops tauschii subsp. strangulata cultivar AL8/78 chromosome 7, Aet v6.0, whole genome shotgun sequence genomic window carries:
- the LOC141026675 gene encoding protein FAR1-RELATED SEQUENCE 5-like has translation MGAAGIRMHDMMDCFISKHVWYGGVGFTRREIYNLCAKEKRKLLSKGDAATAIGIMASRKQRDPSFFFEYKLDKEGHLNRMFWCDSQSRHDYEDFGDVLEFDNTCKMNRYGMPFIPFVGLNNHWKTTVFGCAIVSDETEETYVWLL, from the coding sequence ATGGGAGCTGCAGGGATTAGAATGCACGACATGATGGATTGCTTCATCAGCAAACATGTATGGTACGGCGGTGTTGGTTTTACCAGGCGTGAAATATACAACCTTTGCGCCAAGGAGAAGAGGAAGCTGCTTTCAAAAGGTGATGCTGCCACAGCCATAGGCATCATGGCCAGTAGGAAACAGAGGGATCCTAGCTTCTTTTTCGAGTACAAGCTAGATAAGGAAGGACATTTGAATAGGATGTTCTGGTGCGACTCCCAGTCTCGTCATGACTATGAGGACTTCGGCGACGTGCTTGAATTTGACAACACGTGCAAGATGAACCGCTATGGTATGCCATTCATACCTTTTGTTGGTCTTAACAATCACTGGAAGACCACTGTTTTTGGTTGTGCCATAGTTTCGGACGAGACCGAGGAGACATACGTGTGGCTTCTGTAG
- the LOC141026676 gene encoding protein FAR1-RELATED SEQUENCE 9-like, with the protein MAHRENMKIHLSHKSLKEFRTLLYYSTSTATFEERWHAFSKRWQSEKTVTWLRRMYKKRRLWAAAYLTEGFWLVMKSNQRSESLNSCLHLHLDGEMTLVDMILHYENAVVRIRENEARDDCTVSQSLPVPVTSSRELEIAASHVFTPANFYMLQDDLRKIYGMEIVEIKLGDGSQQYIVAWKNNRKRRFWVEYTPVNSAETIRCSCRRMIRKGLPCKHIFHVPKHLNISEIPKCLVLVRFTKEARLGLPARRTSDLLGFGWTGAGERMKYSQVSVLASEAMHAACKHPALWDQLDESLKAVIAKSHEYDLLQENLLKQTNDISKCAVEYVDDGEGNMIEVKDPMKVSSKGATKVDESRPVSKMVDHSLLMS; encoded by the coding sequence ATGGCACATAGAGAAAATATGAAGATTCACCTCAGTCACAAGTCCTTGAAGGAGTTCCGAACTCTTCTGTACTACAGCACGTCCACGGCCACGTTTGAGGAGAGATGGCACGCATTTTCCAAAAGATGGCAGTCAGAAAAAACTGTAACATGGTTGAGGCGGATGTATAAGAAGAGGAGACTGTGGGCCGCGGCTTATCTAACAGAGGGGTTTTGGCTTGTCATGAAAAGCAACCAGCGGAGTGAAAGCCTGAACTCATGCCTTCACCTCCACCTAGATGGTGAAATGACCCTGGTGGATATGATTTTGCACTATGAGAACGCCGTTGTGCGTATCCGTGAAAACGAGGCGCGAGATGACTGCACGGTCTCACAGAGTTTACCGGTGCCAGTTACTAGCTCGAGGGAACTTGAGATAGCTGCTTCTCACGTCTTCACTCCAGCAAACTTCTATATGTTGCAAGATGATCTTAGAAAAATTTATGGCATGGAGATTGTAGAAATTAAGCTGGGAGACGGATCACAGCAGTACATCGTGGCCTGGAAGAATAACCGGAAGCGCCGTTTTTGGGTGGAGTATACACCAGTAAATTCCGCAGAAACTATAAGGTGCAGCTGCAGACGAATGATTCGAAAGGGTCTACCTTGCAAGCACATATTCCATGTACCGAAGCACTTGAACATATCTGAAATACCAAAGTGTTTAGTTCTTGTTCGGTTCACGAAAGAAGCAAGGTTGGGACTGCCCGCGAGGCGCACAAGCGATCTGTTGGGATTTGGTTGGACTGGGGCCGGGGAAAGAATGAAATATAGCCAGGTCAGTGTGTTAGCGTCTGAAGCTATGCATGCGGCATGCAAACACCCTGCTTTGTGGGATCAGTTAGATGAGAGTTTGAAGGCTGTGATAGCTAAGAGTCATGAGTATGATCTGCTACAGGAAAATTTGTTGAAGCAAACAAATGACATCAGTAAGTGTGCAGTTGAATATGTGGACGATGGTGAAGGCAACATGATTGAGGTTAAAGATCCTATGAAAGTGTCAAGCAAAGGTGCAACAAAGGTAGATG